Part of the Faecalibacterium duncaniae genome, GTGAGCTGGACAGAGAGAACGGGCCGTTGGCTGGGAGCCTGTTTGCAGCAGCGTGTGTGAAGTGCGCCCGGACAGCACGCCGCGGGAAACCTGCTGGGGAGTATCGCGGCGCGGCAGCCGCCGTTATCGGCTTTGAGCGACAAACAGAAGTGGAACCGCGATTTTGAAAACCGCCTTCGATGTGATATGGGAGATTGTATCACATCGGGGGCTTTTTTACTTCTCTGTTTTCGTAAGTCAACGAAGCGAGACTGAGAGGTTCTGCTGCGGCTTTTGTTTGCCCTACAAGAAGGAGAGTTCTTATGCAGATTTTCAACACCCTGACCCGCCAGAAGGAAGAGTTTGTGCCGCAGGTGCCCGGCGAATACCGCATCTATGTCTGCGGCCCCACCGTTTACAACTATATCCACATCGGCAACGCCCGCCCGCTGATCGTGTTCGATACCCTGCGCCGCTATCTGGAATACCGCGGCAACAAGGTCATCTATGTCTCCAACATCACCGATATTGATGACAAGCTCATCAAGAAGGGCCAGGAGGAGGGCACCTCCATGAAGGAAGTGGCCCAGCGCTTTGAGGCCGAGTATCTCAAGGATGCCGCTGGTCTGAACTGCAAAAAGCCCACCGTCCAGCCCCGTGCAACGGAGCACATCCAGCAGATCCTGGACATCGTCAAGGACCTGATCGATTCCGGCCACGCCTACGTTGCCAAGAACGGGGATGTCTACTTCCGCGTCAAGAGCGACCCGGAGTACGGCAAACTGAGCCACCTCAAGCTGGACGATCTGGAGAGCGGCAATCGCGAGCTGCGCAGCCAGATGGAGGATGACCTGAAGGAAGACCCCGCCGATTTCGCCGTCTGGAAGGCTGCCAAGCCCGGCGAGCCCGCCTGGGAAAGCCCCTATGGCATGGGCCGCCCCGGCTGGCATATCGAGTGCAGCGCCATGAGCCGCACCCATCTGGGCAAGACCATCGACTTGCACTGCGGCGGTCAGGATCTGATCTTCCCCCACCACGAGAACGAGATCGCCCAGAGCGAGTGCGCCAACGGCTGCGAGTTTGCCCACTACTGGATGCACAACGGCTTCATCAACGTGGATAATCAGAAGATGTCCAAGAGCCTGCACAACTTCTTCACCGTCCGCGATGTGGCAGACCTCTACGGCTACGAGCCCATCCGCTATTTCATGCTGACCGCAGGCTACCGGATGCCCCTGAACTACACCGTGGACCTCATTGAGAGCTGCAAGAACAGCCTGGAGCGCCTTTACACCTGCCGCGAGAACCTCGATTTTGCCCTGAGCAAGACCGCGTTCGGTACCGATGAGACCCTGACCGCCAAGGCAGACGAGGCCCGCGCCAAGTTCTGCAAGGCCATGGACGATGACCTGAACACCCCCGATGCGCTGGCTGCCGTGTTCGATCTGGTCAAGGAGATCAACACCCTGTCCGCTGCCTCCTCCAAGGCTGCGCTGGAGGCTGCCGCCAAGGCATTCGATGAGATCACCGGCGTGCTGGGCCTGATGTACAACCGCAAGAAGGACGAGGTGCCCGCCGAGGTGACGGAGCTGGTGGAAAAGCGCGCCGCCGCCAAGAAGGCCAAGGACTGGGCCGCTGCGGATGCCATCCGCGCACAGCTCACCGAGATGGGCTGGGCTGTCAAAGATACCGCCCAGGGCCCGCAGCTGAGCAAAATTTAACTTGAATCCCGTTATTGACCTGTACGGTACAATGCGGTAAAATGAGGGTGCGGGAACACTGTGCTGTGTGTTCCACGCACCCTTATTTTTGCATGATACAAGAACCTATATAAAAGGAGGTCTTTGGCTGATGAAAATCAAACGGCTGATCTCATTGCTGCTGGCGGCAGTGTTCGCCCTGAGTGCGGCGGCCACCCCGGCGCTGGCGGCTTCGGCGGGCAGCGAACTGCCTGACCTGACCACCGCAGGCGTGGATGAGAACAACAGCGTTGTCTCGATCCGCCTGACCGCAGACGGGGATCTGACCTATGGCTCCCCCTTTACCCTGAGCGTCCAGACCACCCCGGCAGATACCCAGTATATCGGCGTGGTGATGGGCACCAGCGGCGAAGCGCAGGGCTATGTGACCCTGATCCTTTCGGGCAAGATCCGCACCCTGCTCAAGATGATCCCCCTGCCGAAAAAGATGTCGGCGAACCCTGAGCAGGAAGAGGAATTCAACATCTACGCCTACATCAAGCAGCTGATCGACGGCAACGACGTGAGCGTGCTGCTGCGGGTGGCTGATGAAGTGGTCTCTGTGATGGATGTCCTGAAATTCTACATCCCCACGCTGAAGGATGTCTCCACCGGCATGAAGCTGTCGCTGGAGCTCATCCGCAAATATCTGCCCGAGGGCATGTTCAGCCGCATCTATCTGGACGAGCAGCCTACGGAAGCCGGCAGCTATGTGGGCGGCGCTGTGGCGCTGGAATCCGGTGATGTGAACACCGCCGGTATGGCGTTCTTCCGCATCAAGCCCAAGAGTGCGGGGGTGCGTGTCTACTGGGCGCAGGAGCTCCCCGCCAGCATGACTGCGGCGGAAGCCCAGAACTACAACGTCACCGCAGTGGTCGAAAGCGACGGCCAGGTGATCGAGGGCGGCAAGGTGACCTACACCTATAAAAAGAAGAGCGGTCTCTTCGATTTCCTGGGTACGACCCAGAGCGGGTTCCCCACCGAGCCCGGCGAGTATGTCCAGACGGCCAAGGCCGCCGGAAACTACTCCAGCAGCGAGATCAGCCGGACCATCGTGATCCAGTAATCAAACAGCAAAAATCCCTCCCTGCCACGCCGGCAGGGAGGGATTTTTTAATTGTCCTTATATCATTTTTTGCGCTTACATCCGGAACCGCCAGCCCCAGCCGCCGCCACAGCAGCAGTTGCACAGCAGGTTGAGCAGGATCATGCTCCAGCACCAGCGCATCAGGCCGCCGGGCTGGGCGTAGGTGGTCTGGGTGCGGTAGGTGCGGCCCGGGTCCTGCAGATTGCGCAGGTTCATCTGGTACTCGGTGTTGCCGGGCTCCATCTGGGCGGCGCGGCGGGCATCCTGCAGGGCATCGATGCTGTTGCCCAGGCCCTGATTGGCCAGCGAGGAGAGATAATACCACCGGGCGGTGCGCACGGTGATGCCGTCCAGCACGCGGCGGGCCTCAGGGTAGCGCTGGTTGACGATGAAGTTGCGGGCGGCCTGCATCTCAGGCGTGTCTGCACCGTTGTAGCCGGGGCCGCGCTGCTGCTGATAATTGCCGCCAAAGCCGAATCCGAACCCGAAGGGGTCATAACCGAAGCCAAAGTCTCCGAAATCCCCGTTGGAGTAACCGTTCTGCTGGTACCCCTGCTGATAGCCGCCGTAAGAGGGGCCGCTCTGCTGGCCGTAGGCACCGCCGTAGCCGCCGCCCATCTGGGGGCCGGTCTCGCCTTTGGTGATGGCATCGTATGCCGCCTGCACCTCCTTGAAGTGCTCTTCGGCGGTGGGGTCGTTGGGGTTCAGGTCAGGGTGCCAGCGCTTGCACTTGGCACGGTAAGCCTTTTTGATCTCGTCTTCGCTGGCACCGCGCTGGATGCCCAGAACCTCATAGGGGTCTCTCATCGGTCTACTTCCTCACGTCTCTATTACCATCTGTGCGGCCATTGTGCCGCACAAGCAATCTTTAGTGTACAGGACTGGAACGGAAAAATCAAGGAAAACCGCCGGAATCAGGCGGTTTTGTCCTTCTTTTTTGCGTTTTTGCAGTGATATTTGAGCCACACGCCCGAATACAGGATGTTGCGCAGAAGGTCAACGTTCTCCACACAGGGCAGGCGCTCAAAGCTGCGGGCGCAGTTGGCCAGCAGCAGCTCAAAGATCTCCCGCATCTCTTCCTCGTACCCGGGCTCTCTGCTCAGGGTGCGCAGGGGATTGTATGCGCCCTTGCGCTCGTCCCGGGCCAGGTCGTCGTAGGCATCCAGCAGGTAGATATACTTGCCCAGGTTGAAGCCGATGTTGCGCAGCTCCGGCGACCAGTGATCCTGCCTGTAATCGAACAGCTCGGCCATCAGTTCCCCAAAGCAGCCGGAAACGGCATCCAGATCCTCGCTGCCCTCGGCCTCGTACCGGGCCAGCCGATCCAGACAGGTGCGGATGGCGCTGCACTGGCGGGGCCAGCGGGCAGCGGCCTGCTGCGTGGGGGCGGCAAGCATCTTTTCAAAGCCCAGGCCCAGCAGGCTGTGGTCATCGTTCCACTTGTCCTGCGCGTTGTAGTAGTGCAAAGCCACGCTCAGGTCCGCGCAGTAATCGGTGGGGCCGCTGGAACGCCACTCCACCTTCCGGATGGGGTGGATGGGGCAGTGGTCACAGCCTGTCACACAGGCGCTTTCGCCCTCATACAGGCTGCACAGCAGCAGATCCAGAAAGGTCAGGTCATAGCTCAGGGTCAGCCGTCCCCGGGTGCCGTGCAGCGCGCCAATGCGGCGGCAGAGCCCGCAGTAGGCCGCGCGGTACCGCGCCTGCGCCTCCGGGCTGAGCGCGGCCTGATTCGGGATAACATATCCGAACATGGCTCAGCTCTTCTTGATGAACTGGGTGCCGCAGCGGGGGCAGGAGATCTGGATGCGGCCGCGGCCGCGGGGCACGCGCAGCTTCTGGCGGCACTGGGGGCAGCGGTAGTAGTGATAGACCTTGCGGTTGGCCCACTGCTCCTTCCAGCCCTTGAACTTGTTGTCCACCCGGTCCTTCAGGGTGTAGAACTTGTAGTTCTCCTCGGTGCGCTTGGAGATGTTCCGGCTGAAGGTGCGGTAGTAGCAGAAGATCAGCAGGGCCGCGCCCAGATAGGTGAACAGGTTGACCCGGCTGATGATGGCGATGAGGAGCAGCACCAGCGAGGCAATGCTCAGGAATTGGTTCAGGCCATCGGTGCCATAGCGGCCGATCATAAACTGACGAAGTTTCTCTCTCATAGATTTCCGGTCCTTTGTCCTCAAGAATAACCCTCTCAGCCACGCGGACGCATGGACGGAGAGGGCGTTTGATTGTTCACAACAATAGAATATCAGCCAACCATGATAAAACTTTGAACAGATTGCAAATCTACCATGAAAGGACGAAATTTAATTGGCATTCTCTGCACCGGAGCGCTTGCGCACGGTCAGGGCGGCCTCCACATCCAGCGCGCCCTCCATCCGGCAGTGCAGCACGGCACGGCCTGCTTCACCGGTGGTGGCAAGGTAGGTGCCCGCCATGCCGCCCCGCAGGGGGACGATGGCCGGGCCCAGGATCTTTACCGGGCCTTCCACGCTGAGCTGAACGGCCTCACCGCAGTAGGGCAGCAGGTTGCCGTTCTGGTCGATGGCCCGCAGGCTGACCGCCGCGCAGTCCCAGGTGGGGCCGTCGGTCAGGATGGGATTGTGCACCACGCATTCCAGCCGGACCGACTGCACCGGCTCCTTGACCACGGTGCGGACGGTGCGCCCGTGCCAGACCGCCTCAAACCGGTAAACGCTGGACGGCCCGCCCAGCACGCCGATGTATTTGTAGTACATCCGGAGCAGGTCGTTTGCGCTCAGCCGCAGGGAGAGCATCCGCGCCCGGGAGAGAGGCGAAAGGTTCAGCGCGTCCCGGCGCATCTCGTTGAGGATGGCCGCCACCTGCGGGGCTGTGCTCTGGTCAAGGCCCTCATACTTTTCCAGCAGGGAGCCGACGAAATCCTGGATCTCGATGGGCGGGTGGGGCAGGGCGGCAAAGCGGCCCCGGCGGTCGGGGGTGAACTCGGCAATGAAATCGTTGCCCCGGTAGAGGCGGACGCTCTCGGCGTTGGTGAACACCCAGCAGGCCCCGGCAAAGCCGCCGGGGTGGTCGCCCAGCGCCATGCTGGAAGAGACCTCGAACACCACGTCCGAAGGGGAGCGGGGCGTTTTCTGGCTTGCGTAGACGGCGGCAGAGAGCTTCGGGTTGCGGAACAGGTCCGTCACGCCGTGGTAGCAGATGCGGTCGCCGCTGCCGAACTCGCGGTGGGTGTTGTAATCGGCCATGCACCAGCCAAGGGCACCGGCCACGCCCTGCTGGGCAATGGCATCGTTGAGGACGGCAGCATGGCGCAGAGCCTGTGCCAGCCGGTGCGGCTCGTCGTCAAAGGCTTTGGCCGGGAACTGCTGGCCCCCGAACTCGCTGATGAGGTAGCCCTTGCGCAGGTCAGGCGTAACGGCAGACCGGGGCTCGCAGCCCGGGCCCCGGCCGGAGTAGGAGTAATCGTTGTAGGCGTAAACGTCCTCGAGCAGCTGGCTCTTGCGGGCGATCCGCACGCCGCCGGTGGGGCGGGTGGGGTCCAGCCGATGGACAGCCTCGTTGGTGCGCTTGTAAAAGGCCTCGTTATCGGAACTGCCGTTCACCCGCACGCCCCACAGGAACACGCTGGGGTGGTTGCGGCACTGGCAGACCATCTCGCGGCAGTTCTGCAATGCCTGGGCCTGCCAGGCTTCATCCCCGATGTGCTGCCAGCCGGGCATCTCCACGAACACCAGCAGGCCCAGCTCATCGCAGGCATCCAGAAAAGCCGGGCTCTGGGGGTAGTGGCTGGTGCGCACTGCATTGCAGCCCAACTGCTTTTTCAACAATTGGGCATCCAGCTGTTGAATGCTGTCCGGCATGGCATAGCCCTGATAGGCGTAGCTCTGATGCCGGTTCAGGCCCCGCAGCTCCACCCGCTGGCCGTTCAGATAAAAGCCCCCGGCCACGAACTGGATGGTGCGGAAGCCGAACCGGGTGCTCTTTTCGTCCAGCACCCGGTCGGGCAGGCCGCTGGTGCCGGGCCGGATAAGCCGGACGGTCAGGGTATAGAGGAAGGGGTGCTCCACGCTCCAGGGGTGCACGCCGTTCAGGGTGCCCACAATGGGCAGGCTGAGCTCACCGCTGTACAGGGCTCTGCTCCCGGCGGGGCTGCGGATCTCGGCCTGCAGGGTGCAGCCGATGGTCTCGCCCACCGTGGAGGAATAGATGCGGAAATCGCCCTCGGCCTGCGCCTCGATGAAGATGTCGCGCAGGTAGGCGGGCTCCTTCACGTCCAGACTGACGGCCCGGTAGATGCCGCCGTAGGTCAGAAAATCGATCTGCCCGCCGAAGGGAGGAATGTTCAGGTCCTCCCGGCTGTCGCACCGGACAGCCACCACATTTTTTTGGCCCAGCAGCAGCGATTCGGTCAGGTCCACAGTAAAGGCGGTGTAGCCGCACCCGTGGTGGAACACCCGCCGCCCGTTGCAGAACACGGTGGCATCGTGGGCCACGGCTCCAAAGGTCAGCAGTACCGTGCGGCCCTGCCACTCTTTGGGCGCAAAAAACTCCCGCCGGTAGCCGGACACCCGCTGGTATTCGTTCTCGTTGCAATAGTTGTAGGGCAGCATTTTGACCGTGTGGGGCAAGCGCACCGGCTCCAGCTCCACCCCGGTGCATTCGGGGCGGACGATGGCGGGATCAAAGGTGGGGGCAAACAGCCAGCCGTCGTTCCAATCGTAGTGTTCCATAGCCTGTCTCCATCGCTCTGCACAAAAAATTCTTACCCTTATGCTACCACAAAGTTGTGAACGAAAAAAGCACTCGCTCCCTTATTTTTTCCGTTTTTGCAGAAAAAGCTGTTAAAATCAAAAAAGCCCCCGCCGGGCAGGCGGGAGCGAGGGGAAACTCAGCGGATAAAATTGGTCATGGGGCGGCGGGGATTCTCGGGGTGGGTGATGCCGTTTGCTTTGCCCAGTTCGATGCACTTGAGCAGCCAGGCCATGTTGCGGCCCAGCTCCCGCATCACGGCGCAGCCCTCTTCATCCTCCAGCACCTGCTCGGGCTTGGAGCCGTGGACCATGGGCCAGTAGGAACCGCTGACCAGCGGCATGTGGAAGAACTCGGGATACTTCACCAGCTGGTCCAGCGTGGTGGTGGTGCCGGCGCGGCGGGCCGAAGCGCAGATGGCAGCGGGCTTGTAGGCCAGATACTTGCCGCCCGCGTAGGCCAGACGGTCCATGAAGCTGGTCATGTTGCCGGAGGCGGACGCATAGTGGACAGGTGTGCCGAACACAAAGGCATCGGCGGTCTTGGCCTTTTCGATGGCCTCGTTGACCACGCCACCGAACACGCAGCCCTTACCGGCGGCACAGCCGCCGCAGCCGATGCAGCCGCCCACCGGCTTTGTGCCGACGTTCAGGATCTCGGTCTCGATGCCGCTGGCGTTCAGCTCCCCGGCGATCAGGGACAGGGCGGTATAGGTGCAGCCCTTCTCGTGGGGGCTGCCGTTGATGAGCAGGACTTTCATAAGCAGATACTCTCCTTTTTTGGCAAAACGCGCCGCACATGGGGCGCTTTGCCCTGATTTTAGCACAATTGCACCCTGAGTGCAACGCGCGCCCTTGACAAAGAGTTGCGTTTTGACGATAATATGGAGATACGAAAACACGAAACAGCTGCTGGCCGGGCAGGGGGCCCGGACAGCGGGAGAAGGAGGCAGATACATGCGCGTTATTGCAGGAGAAGCACGGGGCCGCAGGCTGGAAGCCCTGCCCGGCACCGAGATCACCCGCCCGACGATGGATCAGGTCAAGGAGGCCATGTTCAGCATCGTCCAGTTCGACCTGCCCGGTGCCCGGGTGCTCGACCTCTACGCAGGCAGCGGCCAGCTGGGCATTGAAGCCCTGAGCCGGGGTGCGGCCCGGTGCGTGTTCCTGGACGAGAACCGGGAGGCCGTGAACATCGTGATGAAGAACTGCAAGAACTGCGGCGTGTTTGACCGCAGCCGGGTCAACATCGGCGAGGCGGCACGGTATCTCTCCGCCTGCCATGAGCAGTTCGACATCGTGCTGCTGGACCCGCCCTTCCACACCGGCACGCTGGAAAAGATCCTGCCCGGCGTGGACAAATGCCTGGCTCCGGGCGGCATCGTGATCTGCGAGAGTGAGACCGGCCTGGTGCTGCCTGCCGAGGTGGGCGGCATGACCCTGAAAAAACAGTATAAATACGGCAAAGTCCTGCTGTGGAAGTATGGTAAGCCCCGGCAGAGCACCGGAGAGGGAGATGCGGAATGAACGTAAACGAGCTTTTGGATACCATTGAGGATACGCTGGAGGAGAGTGCCGGAATGCCCCTTTCGGGCGGCAAGCGCATCGTGGATGTGGAGCAGATCCGGGACTATCTGGACGAGATCCGCCAGAACCTGCCTGTGGAGCTGCGGCAGGCCCAGTCCATTGTCAGCGACCGTGCCCAGCTCATCGAATCGGCCAACGCACAGGCGCAGGCCATTGTAAAAAAGGCCGAGGAGCGCGCCCGTGTGCTGGTGAGCGAGGCTGAAATCGTCAAGGCGGCCCAGCAGCGCGCCGGAGAGATCGTCTCCGCCGCCCAGACCGAAGCCCGCACTGTCCGCCAGACCGTGACCGACTACTGTGATAATATGCTCAAGACCACGGAAGAGACGATGGCGGAAAACGCCGCACAGGTCAAAAATGTCCGTGCAAACCTGCGCCAGAGCCCCCGGAAACAGCTCTGATGCGGGAATGTGAAATTTCCCGGTGAGAGCTTCCGGCCCCTGCAAGCAAAAACGACGGCTTGCAGGGGCTTTTTTTGGTACATTTTGAGAGAAAAAACAAAAGGGAAACTCTTGCAATCAGGGGCCTGTTTTGTTACAATAAAATTGTATCCTCAAGGCTGACCGGGCCACAAACTCCCGGCAGGCCGCAGGCCGCTTTCCCGGGCAGCAGCTCCGGGCAGAAAAGGGCGGCAGATGCAGGATCTTATCTGAGTTTTGAAAGGAGGCTGGGAACATGGACACAGAAAAAACAGCACAGCCCTTTGACCCGGCCTCGTTTGAGCATGTCCCGGTGCTGCTGAACGAGTGCCTGGACGGCCTGAAGATCGACCCGGCGGGCACCTATCTGGACGGCACGGCGGGCGGCGCGGGGCACTCCCGCCAGATCGCCCTGCGGCTGAACGGCGAGCAGGGCGGCAGGCTCATCTCGCTGGATCAGGACCCCGATGCCGTGCAGACGGCCCGGGCCCGGCTGGCGGGCCTGCCTGCCACCGTGGTGCAGATCAACTTCCGCTATGCCGGACAAGCTCTGGAGCAGCTGGGCATTGAAACGATCAACGGCGCGCTGCTGGATCTGGGCGTGTCCAGCCATCAGCTGGATGACGCGGCCCGGGGCTTTTCCTACCGGGCAGATGCCCCGCTGGACATGCGGATGAGCCAGGAGGGTGAGACGGCCGCCGATCTCGTGAACAGCGAGAGCCGGGAGGAGCTGGCCCGCATCCTGCGGGATTACGGCGAGGAGCCCTTCGCCTGGCAGATCGCGGGCAGGATCGTGGAAGCCCGGGAAACTGCCCCCATTGAAACGACATTGCAGCTGGCGGATATCGTGGCCAGCGCCATGCCCCCGGCGGAGCGCCGGAAGAACAAAAACCCCTCCCGCCGCACCTTCCAGGCACTGCGCATTGCGGTAAACCATGAGCTGGACGCACTGGAAGAGGGGCTGGACACCATTTTTGCGCATCTCGCACCGGGTGGAAGACTTTGCGTGATCACCTTCCACTCGCTGGAGGACCGGCTGGTCAAAAACAAGTTCCGCCGCTGGTCCACCGCCTGCACCTGTCCGCCGGAGTTCCCGGTGTGCGTCTGCGGCGGCAAGGCCAAGGCAAAGCTGATCACACGCAAACCCATTGAAGCCAACACGCAGGAGCTGGAAGAGAACCGGCGCAGCCGCTCGGCCCACCTGCGGGTTTTGGAAAAGATCTGAGGGCGGCAAAGCCCCGGAGATGTGAGGAGGAGATCACCATGGGTCAGGCAGCATACGATATGACAGAGGTCCGGCGCAGAAGAGCGCCGCAGGCACAGCCAAAAGTCCCGCTGCGGGTAGAAAAGGGCGGCAAAAAGCGGCTGAACCCCGTGCGGGCTGCCATGCAGCACGCGCTGCAGCTGGTGGGCGCGGCTTTGCTGGTGGGCTTTGCGGTAAGCCTGCTGTGGAGCGAGGCACAGCTGGTGGAGCTGAACTCTCAGATCCAGAGCGCCAAGGCAGAGCTTGTGAGCGAGCAGAGCCAGTATACATACTACAACAGTGCCCTGAACAGCCGCACCAACATCACAAGTGTTGAGGAGACTGCCACACGCCTGGGGCTGATGAAGATCGACCAGAGCCAGATCACCTACATCCGGCTGGATGAGGGCAGCGTTCTGGTGCGCAAGGCATCCGCTGTGCGGCAGTGGTCGGATCTGCTCCACGATGGGGCAATGACCATTCTTGCCTCTGTCAGAACGGCAAAATAAACCAAACAACGAAAAGCGTGCGGCAGCGCACGCTTTTTCGGTTTTCTTCGGGAGTACGCAATGCAAACACCATCCTCCAATCCCAAAAAGAACAGCGTCCGCCGCCGCAGTGCGGACCCGCACGCACGGCTCAGTGCCCGGCTGCGTCATATCAGCTTTGGTGCCGCCGTGCTTCTTGTGGTGGTCGCCGCGCTGACCGTGATCTACAGCCTGTACAAGATCCAGATCCGCGACGGTGCCACCTACCGCCAGTACGCCGCCGAGCAGCAGCTGCTGGACAGCACCATTCAGGCCACCCGCGGTGAGATCTACGACACCAGCGGCATCACGCTGGCTTCCACCAGCGTGGTCTGGACCATCTGGGCCGACCCCTCTTACAGCACGGCCCTGTATACCACCACTACCGATCAGGACACCAAGGCGGAGACCCGCACCATCGATGAGGCCGCCATGAAGGAGGTCTGCACCCAGATCACCCTGCGCCTGCTTTCGGGCGACGGCGAGAGTCTGGACAGCGTGGACACCACTTCGGCAGAGTACCAGACCCAGTATCAGGCGGTCTGCGATGCCCTCTCCCAAAACGAAAGCTCCTATCAGGTGCTGGCCACCAAGGTCAACAATGCCATCAAGCTCTCCATTGAGGAGTACGTCAAGACCTACAACAAGGCCCACAGCAAGAGCGGAAAATCCGCCGGTGCGCTGGAAAAGATCCTGGGCAAGCTGGGCCTGGGCCAGGAGGAGAGCGACGACGGCACCCCCACTGTCCGCAAGGGGCGGGTGTCGGTGTCGGCCTCCAAGGGCTTCCAGCGGGATTACCCCTACGGCCGCTTTGCCGCCGCCGTGCTGGGCTTCTGCAATGCGGATGGTCAGGGCGTGTACGGTCTGGAAAACTCCTATGAGTCCACGCTGGCCGGTGTGAACGGCCGCACCATCACCCTGCGCAACGCCTACGGCAACGCCATTGCCGATGAAAACGCCACCACCTACGCCGCCAAGGACGGTTCCAATCTGGTGCTCTCACTGGATGTGAACATTCAGGAGGTAGTGGAGCGCTACCTGAACGAGGCCGTGGCGGCCAACACCGTTGAGAACCGCGGCTGCGCCATTGTGATGAATGTCAAGACCGGTGCCATCCTTGCCATGGCCTCCAAGCCGGACTTTGACCCCAATGACCCACAGGATTTCAGCGCCAATCTGGCCTACCTGACGGAGCAGGTGCAGGCCGAGCCGGAGCTGTACACCATCTACAAAAAAGACGAGAACGGCAACTACCTGCGGGACGAGAACGGCCAGAAGATCGCGGATGAGGAGGCCGACTACACCGGCACCTACCGGGATATCCAGTGGAAGAACAAGACCATCACCGAGCTGTACTACCCCGGAAGCGTGTTCAAGGTCATCACCGCCGCCATGGGTGTGGACAGCGGCAAAGCGACCTATTACACCACCCTGAACTGCTCCGGTGCTTACAGCGTGGCAAAGCAGACCTACCACTGCGCCGGCAGAAAGTCGCACGGGGCCCAGAATCTGGCCGAGGCCCTGCGCAACAGCTGCAACATCTACTTCATCCAGCTGGGCCAGCGTGTGGGCTCCAGCCTGTTCTATGATTACTTTGATGCCTTTGGCTTTACCGAGCGCACCGGTGTGGACCTGCCCAATGAGACCAGCTTCATGCAGTATTACAGCAAGAGCCGTCTGGGCGAGGTGGAGCTGGCCTCCTCCGCCTTTGGTCAGGCCATGGCCGTGACCCCGCTGCAGGTGTGCACTGCCATCTCGGCGGCAGTCAACGGCGGCTATCTGGTCACCCCTCATGTGGTGGATAAGATCACGGACCAGAACGGCAATGTGGTGCAGGAAATCGGCACCAACACCCGCCGTCAGGTCATCAGCGAGAGCGCCAGCGAGACCATCCGCCAGATCATGGAGTTTGAGGTGGGCGACGGCACCCAGGGCGGCGGCGGCAACGCCTATGTTGCAGGCTACCGCATCGGCGGCAAATCCGGCACCTCCGAGCAGCTGAACATGGACCGCCGCGCCGACGGCGACTACAAGAAGGTGGCATCCTTTGCGGCTGTCCTGCCCGCCAACGACCCGGAGATCCTGGTCTATGTCATGCTGGACGACCCCAACAATGCCCGCACCGACTATTCCTCCATTCTGGCGGCTCCGGTGGTAGGCAACATCATCAGTGAGATCGCGCCCTATCTGGGCATCGCCACCGACGGCGTGGACCGCAGCGGCACCACCGTCAAGGTGCCCAACCTGACGGGCAAGGAGTGGAGCAATGCGCAGGTGCAGCTGAACATCAAGGGCTTGAAGCATCACCTGGCCGAGAGCGAATCCGACCAGACCGCCGCCCTTGTTACCTACCAGTACCCCCGCGCGGGGGCAGAGGTGCCCTACGGCACCACTGTTTATCTGTATACCGATACCTATGAGGGCAAGCACGCCGAGGTGCCGGACGTGACCGGCAAGAGCGCGGACTTTGCCCGGCAGATGTTGAACGCCGCAGGGCTCAACTGCACAGTCGAAGGCTCCGGCATGGTCCAGAGCCAGAGTGAGGCACCCGGCTCCAGCGTCCAGCGGGGAACCATCGTACATCTGATCTGTGGATAAAGGGGAATGAGAGTATGGAAGCAATTGCAGCAAATATCCTGTTGGAGGGCCTGGCGGTCA contains:
- the rsmD gene encoding 16S rRNA (guanine(966)-N(2))-methyltransferase RsmD, with the translated sequence MRVIAGEARGRRLEALPGTEITRPTMDQVKEAMFSIVQFDLPGARVLDLYAGSGQLGIEALSRGAARCVFLDENREAVNIVMKNCKNCGVFDRSRVNIGEAARYLSACHEQFDIVLLDPPFHTGTLEKILPGVDKCLAPGGIVICESETGLVLPAEVGGMTLKKQYKYGKVLLWKYGKPRQSTGEGDAE
- the rsmH gene encoding 16S rRNA (cytosine(1402)-N(4))-methyltransferase RsmH gives rise to the protein MDTEKTAQPFDPASFEHVPVLLNECLDGLKIDPAGTYLDGTAGGAGHSRQIALRLNGEQGGRLISLDQDPDAVQTARARLAGLPATVVQINFRYAGQALEQLGIETINGALLDLGVSSHQLDDAARGFSYRADAPLDMRMSQEGETAADLVNSESREELARILRDYGEEPFAWQIAGRIVEARETAPIETTLQLADIVASAMPPAERRKNKNPSRRTFQALRIAVNHELDALEEGLDTIFAHLAPGGRLCVITFHSLEDRLVKNKFRRWSTACTCPPEFPVCVCGGKAKAKLITRKPIEANTQELEENRRSRSAHLRVLEKI
- a CDS encoding peptidoglycan D,D-transpeptidase FtsI family protein; this encodes MQTPSSNPKKNSVRRRSADPHARLSARLRHISFGAAVLLVVVAALTVIYSLYKIQIRDGATYRQYAAEQQLLDSTIQATRGEIYDTSGITLASTSVVWTIWADPSYSTALYTTTTDQDTKAETRTIDEAAMKEVCTQITLRLLSGDGESLDSVDTTSAEYQTQYQAVCDALSQNESSYQVLATKVNNAIKLSIEEYVKTYNKAHSKSGKSAGALEKILGKLGLGQEESDDGTPTVRKGRVSVSASKGFQRDYPYGRFAAAVLGFCNADGQGVYGLENSYESTLAGVNGRTITLRNAYGNAIADENATTYAAKDGSNLVLSLDVNIQEVVERYLNEAVAANTVENRGCAIVMNVKTGAILAMASKPDFDPNDPQDFSANLAYLTEQVQAEPELYTIYKKDENGNYLRDENGQKIADEEADYTGTYRDIQWKNKTITELYYPGSVFKVITAAMGVDSGKATYYTTLNCSGAYSVAKQTYHCAGRKSHGAQNLAEALRNSCNIYFIQLGQRVGSSLFYDYFDAFGFTERTGVDLPNETSFMQYYSKSRLGEVELASSAFGQAMAVTPLQVCTAISAAVNGGYLVTPHVVDKITDQNGNVVQEIGTNTRRQVISESASETIRQIMEFEVGDGTQGGGGNAYVAGYRIGGKSGTSEQLNMDRRADGDYKKVASFAAVLPANDPEILVYVMLDDPNNARTDYSSILAAPVVGNIISEIAPYLGIATDGVDRSGTTVKVPNLTGKEWSNAQVQLNIKGLKHHLAESESDQTAALVTYQYPRAGAEVPYGTTVYLYTDTYEGKHAEVPDVTGKSADFARQMLNAAGLNCTVEGSGMVQSQSEAPGSSVQRGTIVHLICG